The proteins below come from a single Leptospiraceae bacterium genomic window:
- a CDS encoding AAA family ATPase yields MELLYVWIENYKNIYHQGFNFSPRYRFDFKPTEFETKKSKNEDGEKKKIIKAGKLFDKLSSLDFKEKENPFHFFEPSDEMKEVWKKNHPKQELGEITNISAIVGQNGAGKSNLLNLIPTILQYDKKILYILLLLDTDGRTIFCKHSSQLIVSHNFKSLKVGENINAEIFFFSGPPSKEIDAGKNVDLTLHGIRKKNSIKERHLDIESENLLDQIEFILNGNISLPFVLPESLECKVKESYLEDRDNSDKIKKYIKTRVDKLESDFVAKYQMKLDYFKKRIDLSIIQNNFDNFIFDLRKKLDQINLEQYSLEKFLNYLHKMPHYETVEKMFLNLENLSNNVGITDPKTFYIKLKISQKENITNFIRNYMESIAQSHYMKFDWRDISSGESAMLTLYSRFFSTVEQQTKSDSSILILIDEGEVGFHPEWQRRYLKYLIDFFPQIYPGRKIQIILTTHSPFLASDLPKENIIFLRKAESKTKEEKAGNYEMIDGVEYENGKCIVVDGLKEKKQTFGANIHTLFSDSFFLEGGLIGEFANGKISDTLKIMNPLLLYSGKERQLEFDKEKTTDKQKKKILEKEIKELWNSYSELKKEFDREKVNIKRLIDIIGEPIIQDKLLQMYYSIESKDEKEAQINFYQEKIDRLNKK; encoded by the coding sequence ATGGAACTACTTTACGTTTGGATTGAAAATTATAAAAATATTTACCATCAGGGATTTAATTTTAGTCCGAGGTATAGGTTTGATTTTAAGCCGACAGAATTTGAAACCAAAAAGAGCAAAAATGAAGATGGAGAGAAAAAAAAGATTATTAAAGCAGGAAAACTTTTCGATAAACTTTCTTCTCTGGATTTCAAAGAAAAAGAAAATCCTTTTCATTTTTTCGAACCTTCCGATGAAATGAAAGAAGTTTGGAAAAAAAATCATCCAAAGCAAGAATTAGGGGAGATTACGAATATAAGTGCAATCGTCGGACAAAATGGAGCGGGTAAGAGTAATTTGCTAAATCTAATTCCAACTATTCTGCAATATGACAAAAAAATATTATATATATTATTGCTTTTGGATACGGATGGAAGAACAATATTTTGCAAACATAGTTCTCAACTAATTGTTTCCCATAATTTTAAGTCATTGAAAGTCGGAGAAAACATAAATGCTGAAATATTTTTTTTTTCGGGACCGCCAAGTAAAGAAATTGATGCTGGAAAAAACGTTGACTTAACCTTACACGGGATCAGAAAAAAAAATAGCATTAAGGAAAGGCATCTCGACATTGAGTCTGAAAATTTACTTGATCAAATAGAATTCATTCTAAATGGAAATATATCTCTACCATTTGTTCTACCAGAGAGCCTAGAGTGCAAAGTAAAAGAATCTTACTTAGAGGATAGAGACAATTCTGATAAAATAAAAAAATATATAAAAACGAGAGTAGATAAATTAGAAAGTGATTTTGTTGCCAAGTATCAAATGAAATTAGATTATTTCAAAAAAAGAATTGATTTGAGTATTATTCAAAATAATTTTGACAATTTTATTTTTGATCTAAGGAAGAAGTTAGATCAAATTAATTTAGAACAGTATTCTTTAGAAAAATTTTTAAATTATCTGCATAAAATGCCGCATTATGAAACTGTTGAAAAAATGTTTCTAAATTTAGAAAATCTTTCGAATAATGTTGGAATTACTGATCCCAAAACCTTTTACATTAAGTTAAAAATTAGCCAAAAAGAAAATATAACCAATTTCATAAGGAATTACATGGAAAGTATCGCTCAATCTCACTATATGAAATTCGATTGGCGTGACATAAGTAGTGGGGAAAGCGCTATGTTAACTTTGTATTCTAGATTTTTTTCTACAGTAGAACAGCAGACCAAATCTGATAGTTCTATTCTTATCTTGATTGATGAAGGAGAGGTAGGTTTTCACCCCGAATGGCAACGAAGATATTTAAAGTATTTAATTGATTTTTTCCCACAAATCTATCCAGGCAGGAAAATACAAATTATCCTCACAACCCATTCTCCTTTCTTGGCTTCTGACTTACCAAAGGAAAATATTATTTTCTTACGAAAGGCAGAATCGAAGACAAAGGAGGAGAAAGCTGGAAATTATGAGATGATCGACGGAGTCGAATATGAAAACGGCAAATGTATCGTAGTCGATGGATTGAAGGAAAAGAAACAGACCTTTGGGGCTAATATCCATACTCTTTTCTCGGATAGTTTCTTTTTGGAAGGTGGGTTAATTGGGGAGTTTGCGAATGGGAAGATTAGTGACACTTTAAAAATAATGAATCCTTTATTACTATATTCTGGAAAGGAAAGGCAGTTGGAATTTGATAAAGAAAAAACGACCGATAAACAAAAAAAGAAAATTTTAGAAAAAGAAATTAAGGAGCTTTGGAATAGTTATTCAGAATTAAAAAAAGAATTTGATAGAGAAAAAGTAAATATAAAAAGATTAATAGATATAATAGGCGAGCCAATCATTCAGGATAAGCTTTTGCAAATGTATTATAGCATTGAATCCAAAGATGAAAAAGAAGCTCAAATTAACTTTTATCAAGAAAAAATAGACAGGCTTAATAAAAAATGA
- a CDS encoding nucleotidyltransferase domain-containing protein, with product MIEIKINDPAIEKIYTSSEEILTLLRGIANKELQVIPTTKSNVLELAKIKEILQTYFKDKPVNTAYLFGSYARGEAKIESDLDILVELDYTSKIGTLFFRMTSDLETLFARKVDLLSSEAITEAIKESVFKERVLVYENV from the coding sequence ATGATAGAAATAAAAATAAACGACCCTGCGATAGAAAAAATTTATACTTCTTCAGAAGAAATTTTAACTCTGCTAAGAGGAATTGCAAACAAAGAACTACAAGTAATTCCGACAACGAAATCAAACGTATTAGAACTTGCAAAAATCAAAGAGATATTGCAAACTTATTTCAAAGATAAACCGGTTAACACTGCGTATCTTTTCGGATCGTATGCAAGAGGGGAAGCAAAAATCGAAAGCGACTTAGATATATTAGTCGAACTAGACTACACTTCCAAAATCGGAACTTTATTTTTTCGTATGACTAGTGACTTAGAGACATTATTCGCTAGAAAGGTAGATTTACTTTCCTCCGAGGCAATCACCGAAGCTATTAAGGAATCTGTGTTTAAAGAAAGAGTTTTGGTGTATGAAAATGTCTGA